One Prosthecobacter dejongeii DNA window includes the following coding sequences:
- a CDS encoding winged helix-turn-helix transcriptional regulator, which produces MAPIDFSNATWREIQGRLVHLRASVYEALLEHGPCTTRELAHACGIDLLTVRPRVTELAQLGFIVCDGGHGNEGVYSALTIAQAETLFIERRAAANPQLLLTL; this is translated from the coding sequence ATGGCCCCCATTGACTTCAGCAACGCCACTTGGCGCGAGATCCAGGGACGCTTGGTGCATCTCCGCGCCTCCGTTTATGAGGCACTCCTGGAGCACGGGCCATGTACCACCCGAGAGCTGGCCCACGCCTGCGGTATTGACCTCCTGACCGTTCGCCCCCGCGTCACTGAGCTGGCCCAGCTCGGCTTTATCGTCTGTGACGGTGGCCACGGCAATGAAGGCGTGTACTCCGCCCTCACGATCGCGCAGGCCGAGACACTCTTCATCGAACGCCGGGCCGCCGCTAACCCCCAACTTTTGCTGACGCTATGA
- a CDS encoding phage protein Gp36 family protein — protein sequence MAYFTQDDLSALIPEGWLTEGLDDNSDGTQDAFTKVQRLAEARVNGVLGQRYAVPFAPGNAGLDAFLLDVASHVAARLVYQRRGLLDKFPFAADFEILWSRLGRIASGEDPLSPVIEQVNDTVAVISEPSRVYSKSAGH from the coding sequence ATGGCCTACTTTACTCAAGACGATCTATCCGCGCTCATCCCTGAGGGCTGGCTCACTGAGGGCCTGGATGATAACAGCGACGGCACTCAAGATGCCTTCACGAAAGTGCAAAGGCTGGCTGAGGCCCGTGTCAATGGCGTCCTGGGCCAGCGGTATGCCGTGCCGTTTGCGCCGGGCAATGCGGGGCTGGATGCTTTCTTGTTAGACGTGGCTTCTCATGTGGCGGCCCGCCTGGTTTATCAGCGTCGGGGCCTGTTGGATAAATTCCCCTTTGCGGCTGATTTCGAGATCCTTTGGTCTCGCCTGGGCCGCATTGCGAGCGGCGAAGATCCACTCTCGCCAGTCATTGAGCAGGTCAATGACACCGTGGCCGTCATTAGCGAGCCAAGCCGAGTCTATTCCAAATCAGCGGGACACTAA
- a CDS encoding helix-turn-helix domain-containing protein, which translates to MSPNTATSLLGLALQPAETPDTDSIHQNAASLIYEARGLQTDGPTMAAVQGCLRGLSRLDLSVLQAHVLLCYAQSPAWTAETLAKDLCIPTESALHAIAELFQRGLILCPHEGKTLITIQGTTQAAIIIGCTSLAQAANLLGRKTR; encoded by the coding sequence ATGAGCCCAAACACCGCTACCTCACTCCTTGGCCTTGCTCTCCAGCCTGCCGAGACACCCGACACCGATAGCATCCACCAGAACGCTGCAAGCCTCATTTACGAAGCTCGCGGCCTTCAGACGGACGGACCGACCATGGCCGCCGTGCAAGGCTGCCTGCGCGGCCTGTCCCGGCTGGATCTGAGCGTCTTGCAAGCCCATGTCTTGCTCTGCTACGCACAGTCCCCAGCCTGGACGGCTGAGACACTCGCGAAAGATCTTTGCATCCCCACTGAGAGCGCCTTGCACGCCATCGCCGAGCTTTTTCAGCGCGGCTTGATCCTTTGCCCTCATGAGGGCAAAACGCTCATCACCATCCAAGGCACCACGCAGGCCGCCATCATCATCGGCTGCACCTCTCTGGCCCAGGCCGCCAATCTCCTGGGCCGCAAGACACGCTGA
- a CDS encoding ParB N-terminal domain-containing protein encodes MTTHIVRHTLISLDPRLASVPMMSDVAARFLGASKAEHKKAGQEMADEQDALWQSLDREGILEPIKAYREGRKWIMADGRHRLEWATARNIPKIPLIEISKSQASTIIEATVVGRRHWTKGQRAYLAILVHPEVTEGTAGRPQKVHSVKISMEELAKRVGVSIGLIHQAAELYRAFYAPGSKPDSVEAIEAASLKEQYEMSIWAGNGLGAVLAGIEGGKATSGQTKPPSGFHGLDKPLGTFSRFSALYTTWTPEERNKAQQLMTVKFKDMSPDFRLAVSEALAAAEV; translated from the coding sequence ATGACAACACACATTGTTAGACACACCCTCATTTCCCTTGATCCCCGGCTCGCATCCGTCCCGATGATGAGCGATGTAGCCGCCCGATTCCTTGGCGCATCCAAGGCAGAGCACAAGAAGGCAGGGCAAGAGATGGCCGACGAACAGGACGCCCTGTGGCAGAGCCTGGACCGCGAGGGCATCCTCGAACCCATCAAAGCTTACCGTGAGGGCCGCAAATGGATCATGGCCGATGGTCGCCACCGCCTGGAATGGGCCACGGCTCGCAATATCCCGAAAATACCGCTGATTGAAATCAGCAAAAGCCAGGCCAGCACCATCATTGAAGCCACGGTGGTAGGTCGTCGCCACTGGACGAAGGGGCAGAGAGCATATCTCGCCATCCTTGTGCATCCCGAGGTGACAGAAGGCACCGCTGGACGCCCGCAAAAAGTTCACTCAGTGAAGATTTCCATGGAGGAACTCGCCAAGAGAGTTGGCGTATCGATTGGCCTGATCCATCAAGCTGCTGAGCTTTACCGCGCTTTTTATGCCCCTGGCAGCAAGCCCGATTCCGTTGAGGCCATTGAAGCAGCGTCTCTCAAGGAGCAATACGAGATGTCTATCTGGGCTGGCAATGGCCTGGGTGCGGTGCTGGCAGGCATTGAGGGCGGCAAGGCCACCAGTGGCCAGACCAAGCCCCCCAGCGGCTTCCACGGCCTGGATAAGCCTCTCGGCACCTTCTCACGTTTCAGCGCGCTCTATACCACCTGGACGCCCGAAGAGCGCAACAAAGCGCAACAACTCATGACCGTGAAATTCAAGGACATGAGCCCGGATTTCCGCCTCGCCGTCAGCGAGGCCCTCGCCGCTGCCGAGGTCTGA
- a CDS encoding host-nuclease inhibitor Gam family protein, with amino-acid sequence MSTPKAKTVKAKRAKLATFIKDRPELEKKLGELTRASILQNALTAEMNAEIEAVKARFVSKLETHKETVSECTTAIETYALSHRDELFGKDSKTVEIGGHELSFRDNGGAVETVKGITQTTALDRLISHANEEVADLFVTWKASLSKDVIKAKWPDHKEFLTGIGLKLEHSENFTIKLSLVEGAETQLQAA; translated from the coding sequence ATGAGCACACCCAAAGCCAAGACCGTCAAAGCCAAACGCGCCAAGCTGGCCACCTTCATCAAGGACCGCCCCGAGCTGGAAAAGAAGCTCGGTGAACTCACCCGCGCCAGCATCCTGCAAAACGCGCTGACCGCCGAAATGAACGCGGAGATTGAAGCGGTCAAAGCCCGCTTTGTCTCCAAGCTGGAAACCCACAAGGAGACCGTCAGCGAATGCACGACGGCGATTGAAACCTACGCCCTGAGCCATCGCGACGAACTCTTTGGCAAAGACTCCAAGACCGTCGAGATCGGAGGCCATGAGCTGAGCTTCCGCGACAACGGCGGAGCGGTGGAAACCGTCAAGGGCATCACCCAGACCACCGCCCTGGATCGCCTCATCAGCCATGCGAATGAAGAGGTCGCTGATCTCTTTGTGACGTGGAAAGCCAGCCTGTCCAAAGACGTGATCAAGGCCAAATGGCCCGACCACAAAGAGTTCCTGACAGGCATCGGCCTGAAGCTGGAACACAGCGAAAACTTCACCATCAAGCTCAGCCTGGTGGAAGGCGCAGAAACCCAACTCCAAGCCGCCTAA
- a CDS encoding ATP-binding protein, translating to MSTQTQTPAQELRTLALQILEISNADDLSKAELIRLHPGLGQSDKTITAIAKGKTDDLDVAKWLPAYRAVFAELVGASDDDELTLYEELSSAKAVRGQTSRLIFSKTLARILIIKGETGTGKTSALDIIREKYNGMTVQPQVFRVEASAAWGDRPNSMLEEMLTALGVDPGRRNATARLRKLSDTINTRGVGTIIQVDEVHDFGVRCLRTLKTVISQSNVKIQLACHKRLFRTIETEHADDLSQLTGNRLLAIVELGAPQADDVKILLQKRLPAIVTDHLAAAAAELARHARGNGNLAFVREVLVRAHRAQAKAQTPITFEEIKRHISDELKARNKATTSL from the coding sequence ATGAGCACCCAGACCCAGACACCCGCGCAAGAGTTGCGCACCCTCGCGCTCCAGATCCTGGAGATCTCCAATGCCGACGACCTCAGCAAGGCTGAGTTGATCCGCCTGCATCCTGGCCTTGGCCAGTCAGACAAGACCATTACGGCCATCGCCAAGGGCAAGACCGATGACCTGGACGTCGCCAAGTGGCTACCCGCTTACCGCGCCGTCTTTGCCGAGCTTGTCGGAGCCTCCGATGATGACGAGCTGACCCTGTATGAGGAGCTGAGCAGCGCCAAAGCCGTGCGTGGCCAGACCAGCCGCCTGATTTTCTCCAAGACCCTCGCCCGAATCCTGATCATCAAAGGCGAGACTGGCACGGGCAAGACCAGCGCCCTCGACATCATCCGCGAGAAGTACAACGGCATGACTGTGCAACCTCAGGTGTTTCGCGTGGAAGCCTCGGCAGCATGGGGAGACAGGCCTAACAGCATGCTGGAAGAGATGCTCACCGCCTTGGGTGTGGATCCAGGCCGCCGCAATGCCACGGCCCGCCTGCGCAAGCTTTCCGACACGATCAACACTCGGGGAGTCGGCACCATCATCCAGGTGGATGAGGTGCATGACTTTGGTGTCCGCTGCCTGCGCACGCTCAAGACAGTGATTAGCCAGTCGAACGTCAAGATCCAGCTCGCTTGTCACAAGCGGCTCTTCCGCACGATTGAGACGGAGCACGCCGACGACCTCTCCCAGCTCACGGGCAACCGTCTCCTGGCCATCGTGGAGCTTGGCGCACCGCAGGCCGATGACGTCAAGATCCTACTCCAGAAGCGCCTGCCCGCCATCGTCACCGATCATCTCGCCGCCGCTGCCGCCGAGCTGGCCCGCCACGCCCGTGGCAACGGCAATCTGGCCTTTGTCCGCGAGGTCTTAGTCCGAGCGCACCGCGCCCAGGCTAAGGCGCAAACCCCCATCACTTTTGAAGAGATCAAACGCCACATCAGCGACGAGCTGAAAGCCCGCAACAAAGCCACCACCAGCCTGTAA
- a CDS encoding S24 family peptidase has product MDLDFANRILLLRRAMSMKQDEFAKLIPCSRNYLSMVEGGREPSETFKTRVERLEKAHKSSLNEDFDQSEALDLKPTESVLSVAEEPIAYGPRGKLKAGRLALGMTVPQFAKAIGYPDTGTYQAIEDGVSRMGEKMIRKAAKLLGISESELMNGADEPPSRDVPYGSFGAVPNIGMGPGMEKSRAKFVPLLSMAECGSLGAWDDNGYTGEGYLAFDVKDPKAFAVTLSGDSMAPVYTPGDVAIVSPGAKPRNGMVVIARLNDGHNADVMFKLFQASGNKVVLSSYNPAYPPMEFTPEAFSWIYPVSQVSKKMPGF; this is encoded by the coding sequence ATGGATTTAGATTTTGCTAACAGAATTTTACTGTTGCGTCGTGCCATGAGCATGAAGCAGGATGAATTTGCTAAGCTAATTCCCTGTTCAAGAAACTATCTGAGCATGGTTGAAGGTGGACGCGAGCCTTCCGAGACCTTTAAAACCAGAGTTGAGAGGTTAGAAAAAGCTCACAAATCTTCACTGAATGAAGATTTTGATCAGTCGGAGGCCTTGGATTTAAAACCGACTGAATCGGTTTTATCAGTGGCTGAAGAGCCCATTGCCTACGGTCCGCGAGGAAAATTAAAAGCCGGTCGCCTTGCATTGGGCATGACCGTGCCGCAGTTTGCCAAGGCGATTGGATACCCGGACACGGGCACGTATCAGGCCATTGAAGACGGGGTGTCCCGCATGGGGGAAAAGATGATTCGCAAAGCGGCCAAATTGTTGGGCATTAGCGAATCTGAATTGATGAACGGTGCGGATGAGCCTCCTAGCAGAGATGTCCCGTATGGATCATTCGGGGCAGTCCCCAATATCGGCATGGGGCCAGGCATGGAGAAAAGCCGGGCAAAGTTTGTCCCTCTGTTGAGCATGGCTGAATGTGGATCTTTGGGGGCGTGGGATGACAACGGTTATACTGGGGAGGGCTACCTGGCCTTTGACGTGAAAGACCCCAAGGCCTTCGCGGTGACGCTTTCAGGTGACAGCATGGCTCCCGTTTATACTCCAGGTGATGTAGCTATTGTTAGTCCTGGTGCCAAACCTCGTAATGGTATGGTGGTCATTGCGCGGCTGAATGATGGCCATAATGCCGATGTCATGTTCAAACTTTTTCAAGCCAGTGGTAACAAGGTGGTACTCTCCAGCTACAACCCTGCGTATCCGCCGATGGAATTTACTCCTGAGGCCTTCAGTTGGATTTATCCGGTGTCTCAGGTGAGCAAGAAGATGCCTGGGTTTTGA
- a CDS encoding beta strand repeat-containing protein, which produces MKKHLKSFLALALGMFNTLALAQSSGLALDRYVGTSFIEVRLPAVPNSILAFDSNGIPITAALTTGLSVSSGQLILSPAWSQLSGVPSTFTPSAHSHIIGDVTGLQAALDGKLATSAISAFGLTLVDDLSASAARTTLGLGTLAAANSLAFADLTSKPTTLAGYGITDPIVLTSGSYANPSWLASLAWSKITGAPTTLAGYGITDPIVLTSGSYANPAWLTSLAWSKLTGVPSTFAPSAHAHIIGDVTGLQSALDGKLANSAVSAFGLTLVDDLSASAARATLGLGTLAVANSLAFADLTSKPTTLAGYGITDPIVLTSGSYANPSWLASLAWSKITGAPTSLAGYGITDPVVLTSGSYGNPAWLTSLAWSKLTGVPSTFAPSGHSHIIGDVTGLQSALDGKLASSAVSAFGLTLVDDLSASAAQSTLGLVIGSQVQAYDLDLDDLADGSLTGSKVGSGISASNITSGTLPVARIGTGDIGATQIASTSVTPGSYTSANITVDADGRITSANNGSPGGITALTGDVTASGSGSVAATLAPTGVTAGAYPIAGFTVDSKGRLSDVTPYLLDYANGVPLMTPAINPPGAYGVRFWFNPDWPDEPPFSYSHVHLLADPYSEDGAAILLPRKAGRLLLGPSTYGSDGDVVVSNGDGTTRYEAIGGGTGTVTYVDASGGSTGFTFTGVPVTGSGTLVLAVNNAATVRSSIGVAIGSQVQAYDADLDDLADGSLTGSKVGTGISASNITSGTLPVARIGTGDIGATQIASTAVTPGSYTMSNVTVDADGRITAAGNGSAVQVDIYDGSILTAGAGPTTTTWNKPAGCKAIEVYMIGGGGSGGSGRQGAGSTVRGGGGGGAAGARVHVILDPAEVPSSVTVSYAGRRLGGQAVTLASTNGDAGTNGVASSFGNWTAVGGAGGSAGTTATVTGGAAVPDSCAAMGVTTANLGGGSGGTGGGTAGASGFGVLPTGGGGGGGITSANAQSVGLAGGGASGIYTQAGAAAATAGTAIGYIGLGGGGGGGGTNAGGAAQSGADGANYGGGGGGGGGSVNTISSGAGGRGGAGLVIVRSYF; this is translated from the coding sequence ATGAAAAAACACCTGAAATCCTTCCTGGCCTTGGCGCTGGGGATGTTCAACACCTTGGCTTTGGCGCAGTCCAGCGGACTGGCGTTAGATCGTTACGTTGGCACTAGCTTCATTGAGGTGCGGTTGCCTGCCGTGCCTAACTCCATCTTGGCTTTTGACTCCAACGGCATCCCCATCACGGCGGCACTAACCACGGGTCTTTCGGTTTCGAGTGGTCAGCTCATCCTGTCGCCAGCCTGGTCTCAGCTCAGCGGCGTGCCTAGCACGTTCACGCCTTCAGCTCACAGTCACATCATTGGCGATGTCACGGGCCTGCAAGCCGCATTGGATGGCAAGCTCGCAACCTCAGCCATCTCGGCCTTTGGCCTCACGTTGGTGGATGATCTCAGCGCCTCGGCAGCACGCACCACGTTAGGCCTGGGCACTCTGGCGGCCGCTAACTCGCTGGCCTTTGCGGATCTCACCAGCAAGCCCACGACCTTGGCAGGCTATGGCATCACGGACCCCATTGTTTTGACCTCGGGCAGCTATGCAAACCCGTCATGGCTCGCCTCGTTAGCGTGGTCAAAGATCACAGGCGCGCCGACGACGTTGGCGGGCTATGGCATCACCGATCCCATTGTCTTGACCTCCGGCAGTTATGCCAACCCGGCCTGGCTGACTTCGTTAGCCTGGTCAAAGCTCACAGGGGTGCCAAGTACCTTTGCGCCCTCGGCTCATGCTCACATCATTGGCGATGTCACGGGACTGCAAAGCGCGCTGGATGGCAAGCTCGCAAACTCGGCAGTCTCGGCCTTTGGGCTGACTCTTGTGGATGATCTCAGCGCCTCGGCAGCACGCGCCACATTAGGCCTGGGGACTCTGGCGGTCGCCAACTCGCTGGCCTTTGCGGACCTCACCAGCAAGCCCACGACCTTGGCAGGCTATGGCATCACGGACCCCATTGTTTTGACCTCGGGCAGCTATGCAAACCCGTCATGGCTCGCCTCGTTAGCGTGGTCAAAGATCACAGGCGCGCCGACCAGCTTGGCAGGCTACGGCATCACCGATCCTGTCGTCTTGACCTCCGGCAGTTACGGCAACCCGGCCTGGCTGACTTCGTTAGCCTGGTCAAAGCTCACGGGGGTGCCTAGCACCTTTGCGCCTTCAGGTCACAGTCACATCATTGGCGATGTCACAGGCCTGCAAAGCGCGCTGGATGGCAAGCTCGCTTCCTCGGCAGTCTCGGCCTTTGGTCTCACATTGGTGGATGATCTCAGCGCGTCCGCTGCGCAGTCCACTTTGGGTTTGGTCATCGGCTCTCAAGTACAGGCTTATGATTTGGATCTCGACGACTTGGCAGACGGCAGCCTCACGGGCAGCAAGGTGGGCAGCGGGATCTCCGCCAGCAACATCACCTCGGGCACACTGCCCGTGGCTCGCATCGGCACGGGGGACATTGGAGCCACTCAGATCGCCAGCACCTCCGTGACGCCGGGGAGCTACACCTCCGCCAACATCACGGTGGATGCAGACGGACGAATTACCTCGGCGAATAACGGATCGCCGGGGGGAATCACCGCCCTAACGGGGGATGTGACTGCCTCGGGCTCTGGCTCAGTGGCCGCCACGTTGGCCCCCACGGGCGTGACAGCGGGGGCGTATCCCATCGCTGGCTTTACAGTGGACTCCAAAGGCCGTCTTTCGGATGTGACGCCTTACCTTTTGGACTATGCCAATGGCGTGCCTCTAATGACCCCTGCCATCAATCCTCCTGGTGCGTATGGAGTGCGCTTTTGGTTCAATCCAGACTGGCCTGATGAGCCACCCTTCAGCTATTCTCATGTGCATCTTTTGGCTGATCCTTACAGTGAAGATGGCGCGGCGATCTTGCTGCCGCGCAAGGCGGGTCGCCTGCTCCTTGGCCCGAGTACATATGGCTCTGATGGCGATGTCGTCGTCTCCAATGGTGACGGCACTACTCGTTATGAGGCCATCGGGGGCGGCACGGGCACGGTCACGTATGTGGATGCCAGCGGCGGCAGTACGGGCTTCACTTTCACAGGCGTACCCGTGACGGGCAGCGGCACCCTGGTGCTGGCAGTCAACAATGCAGCAACGGTGCGCAGCTCTATCGGTGTGGCCATCGGCTCTCAAGTGCAGGCTTATGATGCGGATCTCGACGACCTCGCAGACGGCAGCCTCACAGGCAGCAAGGTGGGCACCGGGATCTCCGCCAGCAACATCACCTCAGGCACGCTGCCCGTGGCCCGCATCGGCACGGGGGATATTGGAGCCACTCAGATCGCCAGCACCGCCGTGACACCTGGCAGCTACACGATGAGCAATGTCACAGTGGATGCTGATGGGCGGATCACGGCGGCAGGCAACGGCAGCGCGGTGCAGGTGGATATTTACGATGGCTCTATCCTGACGGCTGGCGCTGGCCCAACTACAACTACCTGGAACAAGCCTGCTGGCTGCAAAGCCATAGAGGTCTATATGATTGGCGGGGGAGGGAGCGGCGGCAGCGGTCGGCAGGGAGCTGGCAGCACCGTGCGCGGCGGCGGTGGTGGCGGTGCTGCGGGGGCTCGGGTGCATGTCATCCTTGATCCTGCCGAGGTGCCCAGCTCAGTCACGGTGAGTTATGCGGGAAGGCGGCTGGGCGGCCAAGCCGTCACTCTGGCGAGCACGAATGGCGACGCGGGGACGAATGGCGTGGCATCCTCTTTTGGAAACTGGACGGCGGTAGGAGGTGCGGGCGGTTCGGCGGGCACCACGGCCACGGTCACAGGGGGCGCGGCTGTGCCTGACTCTTGCGCAGCCATGGGGGTGACGACTGCCAACCTCGGCGGCGGCAGCGGTGGCACAGGCGGCGGGACGGCTGGGGCAAGTGGCTTTGGCGTCTTGCCAACGGGCGGTGGTGGAGGCGGGGGCATTACCTCCGCCAATGCACAGTCCGTTGGCCTAGCTGGCGGTGGGGCATCTGGAATCTACACTCAGGCGGGGGCGGCAGCGGCCACGGCTGGCACGGCCATTGGATACATTGGGTTAGGCGGCGGCGGTGGCGGTGGCGGCACCAATGCAGGCGGCGCGGCTCAATCCGGCGCGGATGGGGCAAACTATGGCGGCGGCGGTGGTGGTGGCGGCGGCAGTGTGAATACTATCAGCTCG
- a CDS encoding Mu-like prophage major head subunit gpT family protein: MKGVVINTSVLRDIDAGFQTNFNRAIGNVPAFYKKLCMSVPSVTAENVYAWLASLPAISEKTAEIIKTRLQVLGQSVLNKEFAGIVEVPRTAIEDDQYGVFAPTAALWGQRAGQSPDLELIKWLGLSFTTSKSYDGKPFFAADHKAHGRAAAWSNLGTKKLSATNFQLAYANLRDRRDAAGVPLFTLLNPAQVYLVVCSDDEATADSIVKLATLAGGGENPNFNKAQVLVLPGLQPAGAARPWFLLDCGGEVKPIIYQERVKFELTANMSLTADKVFNDDLFSWKARGRFAIAGGLPEYAYGSTGADAA, encoded by the coding sequence ATGAAAGGCGTCGTTATCAATACCTCTGTACTCCGCGACATTGACGCGGGGTTCCAAACCAACTTCAACCGCGCTATCGGCAACGTGCCTGCTTTCTACAAAAAGCTGTGCATGTCGGTGCCGAGCGTCACAGCGGAGAATGTCTATGCCTGGCTGGCCTCGCTCCCAGCCATCAGCGAGAAGACTGCCGAGATCATCAAGACCCGCCTCCAGGTCTTGGGGCAATCCGTGCTCAATAAGGAGTTTGCGGGCATTGTCGAAGTGCCACGCACGGCCATTGAGGATGATCAATATGGCGTCTTCGCGCCGACTGCGGCCCTCTGGGGTCAGCGCGCTGGGCAGTCTCCAGACTTGGAGCTCATCAAATGGTTAGGCCTGAGTTTCACCACTTCTAAGTCGTATGATGGCAAGCCCTTCTTCGCGGCTGACCATAAGGCGCATGGTCGTGCGGCGGCTTGGAGCAATCTGGGCACCAAGAAACTCAGCGCGACCAACTTCCAGCTCGCTTATGCCAACCTGCGGGATCGTCGGGATGCGGCGGGTGTGCCTCTGTTCACGCTGCTCAATCCAGCTCAGGTCTATCTGGTGGTGTGCTCTGACGATGAGGCGACGGCGGACTCCATCGTCAAGTTGGCGACTCTTGCCGGGGGTGGAGAAAACCCGAATTTCAACAAGGCTCAAGTCTTGGTGCTGCCTGGTCTCCAGCCAGCGGGGGCGGCCCGCCCTTGGTTCCTCTTGGATTGCGGCGGAGAGGTCAAGCCCATCATCTATCAGGAGCGTGTGAAATTTGAGCTGACCGCCAACATGTCACTCACTGCTGACAAGGTCTTCAATGATGACCTCTTTAGCTGGAAGGCTCGCGGTCGTTTCGCCATCGCTGGCGGCCTGCCTGAATACGCCTACGGCTCCACGGGTGCTGATGCGGCCTAA
- a CDS encoding phage protease: protein MLKAATDTALTLCAFRADGAALSGGTRSAPTRLVVAPLGSHDARGRGKVIVSAATLEGFAERQAAAKLGTRLALDFEHETVPGTPAYAASQEPRNIAAWATCSAVPGEGLVYHDIEWTPMGLRAWKRKLFQDISPAVFRRADGTVIALHSAALCRHGEIDGLTISAAAAGPQLAPFFAALSASLPSESAPMKPTPELIALFTALGMTLAADADEATVTTALKDAVAKIEAAAKKAPDAMSADMQAIEGRVTALSTEVKTLQGERDELKRAELIRQATAEGKIIPLSAETLKNTPLDVLADIVKQAKPGEVPLNAHQTGKETKGSVEAFSAASIARLEAMGLKPEDVAKYAPQCLPAA, encoded by the coding sequence ATGCTCAAGGCCGCCACTGACACCGCTCTGACTCTCTGCGCTTTCCGCGCCGATGGCGCTGCGCTGTCAGGCGGCACCCGCTCTGCCCCCACTCGTCTGGTCGTGGCTCCTTTGGGCAGTCATGATGCCCGTGGTCGTGGCAAGGTCATTGTCTCAGCGGCCACGCTGGAAGGCTTTGCGGAGCGCCAGGCGGCGGCTAAGCTCGGCACCCGGCTGGCGCTCGACTTTGAGCATGAGACCGTGCCAGGCACGCCCGCTTATGCAGCCAGCCAGGAGCCGCGCAACATTGCGGCCTGGGCCACTTGCTCCGCTGTGCCAGGGGAAGGTCTGGTCTATCACGACATCGAATGGACCCCGATGGGCCTGCGGGCCTGGAAGCGCAAGCTCTTCCAAGACATCTCCCCCGCCGTTTTCCGCCGTGCCGATGGCACCGTCATTGCCCTGCATTCCGCCGCGCTCTGCCGCCATGGCGAGATTGACGGCCTAACCATTTCCGCTGCCGCCGCTGGGCCTCAACTCGCGCCTTTCTTTGCCGCCCTTTCCGCCTCTCTCCCATCCGAATCCGCACCCATGAAACCGACTCCTGAATTGATCGCCCTGTTTACCGCCCTCGGCATGACTCTCGCTGCCGATGCTGACGAAGCCACTGTTACCACGGCCCTGAAAGACGCTGTGGCCAAGATCGAAGCCGCTGCGAAGAAAGCCCCTGACGCCATGAGTGCCGACATGCAGGCCATTGAAGGTCGTGTCACGGCCCTCAGCACTGAAGTCAAGACTCTGCAAGGTGAGCGCGATGAACTCAAGCGCGCTGAGCTGATTCGCCAAGCCACGGCTGAGGGCAAGATCATCCCCCTGAGTGCCGAGACCCTCAAGAACACTCCCCTGGATGTCTTGGCGGACATCGTCAAGCAAGCCAAGCCTGGCGAGGTGCCTCTCAATGCCCACCAGACGGGCAAAGAAACCAAGGGCAGTGTCGAAGCCTTCAGCGCTGCTTCCATCGCTCGCTTGGAGGCCATGGGGCTGAAGCCTGAGGATGTGGCCAAATACGCGCCGCAGTGCCTCCCCGCTGCCTAG